The Pseudomonas sp. DG56-2 genome contains a region encoding:
- a CDS encoding alpha/beta fold hydrolase — protein sequence MSSSISTESLWIDTPQGRLFCCRWFPAGEVQRPPEPPVVLFHDSLGCIALWRDFPQLLSQATGREVIAYDRLGFGQSDMYPGTLPLEFIRDEAERFFACVKAALQLDRFVALGHSVGGGMAAACASMYPQQCMALITIAAQAFVEDRTLQGIREAEAQFENPAHMARLEKYHADKAPWVLGAWTKTWLAPAFSEWKIESAIDEIHCPTLVLHGEHDEYGSAKHPEHIATLSKGPSESLILDGCHHVPHREAPEVVVAVVGKFLAERGQ from the coding sequence ATGTCTTCGTCTATCAGTACCGAATCGCTCTGGATCGATACCCCACAAGGGCGGCTGTTCTGCTGTCGCTGGTTTCCAGCAGGTGAAGTACAGCGCCCGCCGGAGCCACCTGTCGTGCTTTTCCATGACTCGTTGGGTTGCATCGCCCTGTGGCGCGACTTTCCCCAACTGCTGAGCCAGGCAACCGGCCGTGAGGTGATTGCCTATGACCGACTCGGTTTTGGGCAGTCCGATATGTATCCAGGCACGCTACCTCTTGAGTTTATCCGCGATGAGGCCGAGCGCTTCTTTGCCTGCGTTAAAGCGGCGTTGCAGCTCGACCGATTTGTGGCGCTTGGGCACAGCGTCGGCGGCGGCATGGCGGCAGCCTGTGCCTCGATGTATCCGCAACAGTGCATGGCGTTGATTACCATCGCGGCGCAGGCGTTTGTTGAAGATCGCACGCTGCAGGGCATACGTGAGGCTGAAGCACAGTTCGAAAACCCGGCGCATATGGCACGCTTGGAAAAATACCACGCCGACAAAGCGCCCTGGGTGTTGGGCGCCTGGACCAAAACCTGGTTGGCACCGGCATTCAGCGAGTGGAAGATCGAGAGCGCAATCGACGAAATACACTGCCCAACCCTGGTACTTCACGGTGAGCATGATGAGTACGGTTCTGCGAAGCATCCAGAGCATATCGCCACGCTGTCCAAAGGGCCGAGTGAAAGTTTGATTCTCGATGGTTGCCATCATGTTCCGCATCGGGAGGCGCCTGAGGTGGTAGTGGCTGTGGTCGGCAAGTTTCTGGCTGAGCGGGGCCAGTAA
- a CDS encoding GFA family protein, with protein MDRFTGGCLCGTVRIVASGRPNRVGLCHCLDCRKHHGALFYASAVFPQDAVHIEGETRDYAGRFFCPRCGSSVFARSADEVEVHLGALDAPDQFTPTYESWVVRRESWLPAFNLSRHYTHDRDPARRHE; from the coding sequence ATGGACAGATTTACCGGTGGTTGCCTGTGCGGCACCGTACGTATCGTTGCTTCGGGCCGCCCTAACCGGGTTGGCCTGTGTCATTGCCTGGACTGTCGCAAGCACCACGGCGCGCTGTTTTATGCGTCGGCAGTGTTTCCCCAGGACGCCGTGCACATCGAGGGTGAAACTCGCGACTACGCAGGACGCTTTTTCTGCCCCCGTTGCGGCTCCTCGGTTTTCGCCCGCAGCGCCGACGAAGTGGAAGTGCACCTGGGCGCACTGGACGCCCCGGACCAGTTCACGCCCACGTATGAAAGCTGGGTGGTACGTCGTGAATCCTGGCTGCCAGCGTTTAACCTCAGTCGTCACTACACGCACGACCGTGATCCCGCTCGGCGCCACGAATAG
- the aceE gene encoding pyruvate dehydrogenase (acetyl-transferring), homodimeric type: MAQRNPLLDPDPQETREWIDSIASVVEEVGRPRAHFLIDQLLDFDVSLHGDFHGRVTTPYVNTIAPEREVPYPGDLVLEKRLNAYIRWNALAMVLRAGKHSGVGGHIASYASAAVLYDVGFDHFFRGRTDSFAGDLVYIQGHSAPGIYGRAFTEGRLTEQQLDNFRRETDRDGVSSYPHPRLMPDFWQFPTVSMGLGPITAAYQARFMRYLENRNLKEYQGRKVWAFLGDGEMDQPESQAAIALAGREKLDNIIFVVNCNLQRLDGPVRGNSKVIQEFESLYRAAGWNVIKVVWGSGWDALLDKDKSGLLRQRMMECVDGEYQNYKSQNGAYVREHFFGKYSQLLELVSDLSDEQIWKLSRGGHDPLKVYNAYAAAVRHSGRPTVILAKTVKGFGLGEAGEGQNINHQLKKIGADAVKAFRDRFGLELSDEQLADMPYLRPDPDSAEARYLRLRRDSLGGHVPARHAKVEPLPIPPLSILEAQLKSTGDRAISTTMAFVRILATLLKDANIGRQIVPIVPDESRTFGMEGLFRQVGIHSHVGQLYTPQDAGTLSYYKESVDGQIMQEGLNESGATSSWIAASTSYANHGVMTIPFYIFYSMFGFQRVGDLLWAAGDARARGFLLGATSGRTTLMGEGLQHDDGHSHVMSATVPCCVSYDPTYAYELAVIVHRGMQRMYVEQEDVYYYITVLNENYPHPDLPEGAQAGILKGLYRLPVEREVRGDCHVQLMGSGAILPEVLAAAEILERDYAVSSEVWSATSLTEVRREAQAVERWNLLNPLAEAKVPYLRQVLDGHPGPVVVATDYMKIHADQIRPWLADRRFVALGTDGFGQSDTREALRRHFEVDRQFIVLAALKALADDGVIERERVARALHELQIDPAKVDPAGV, translated from the coding sequence ATGGCACAGCGCAATCCACTTCTCGACCCGGACCCGCAGGAAACCCGTGAATGGATCGACTCGATCGCCTCAGTGGTCGAGGAGGTAGGGCGACCCCGGGCGCACTTTCTGATTGATCAGTTGCTGGACTTCGACGTATCGCTGCACGGTGATTTCCACGGTCGGGTCACCACCCCTTATGTGAACACCATCGCCCCAGAACGGGAGGTGCCTTACCCGGGCGATCTGGTCCTGGAGAAGCGGCTCAACGCCTACATTCGCTGGAACGCGCTGGCGATGGTATTGCGTGCCGGCAAGCATTCCGGTGTCGGCGGCCATATCGCTTCATATGCGTCGGCGGCGGTGCTGTACGACGTTGGTTTTGACCACTTTTTCCGTGGTCGTACCGACAGCTTCGCAGGTGACCTGGTCTACATTCAGGGGCATTCGGCCCCCGGTATCTACGGCCGGGCATTCACCGAAGGGCGTTTGACCGAGCAGCAACTGGACAACTTTCGGCGCGAAACTGACCGCGATGGGGTTTCCTCGTACCCACATCCACGGCTGATGCCCGACTTCTGGCAGTTTCCTACCGTTTCGATGGGGCTGGGCCCGATTACCGCGGCGTACCAGGCGCGATTCATGCGCTACCTGGAAAACCGTAATCTCAAGGAATACCAGGGCCGTAAAGTCTGGGCGTTTCTGGGTGACGGCGAAATGGATCAACCTGAGTCTCAGGCCGCGATAGCCTTGGCAGGGCGGGAAAAGCTCGACAACATTATCTTCGTGGTGAACTGCAACCTGCAGCGCCTCGATGGTCCGGTGCGCGGCAACAGCAAAGTCATTCAGGAATTTGAAAGCCTGTACCGTGCAGCGGGTTGGAATGTCATCAAGGTTGTCTGGGGCTCAGGCTGGGACGCGCTGCTGGACAAGGACAAGAGTGGCTTGTTGCGCCAGCGCATGATGGAATGCGTCGATGGCGAATACCAGAATTACAAATCGCAGAATGGCGCGTATGTGCGCGAGCATTTCTTCGGCAAGTATTCGCAGTTGCTCGAGCTCGTAAGCGACCTGAGCGACGAGCAGATCTGGAAGCTGTCGCGCGGGGGACATGATCCGCTCAAGGTCTACAACGCCTACGCCGCTGCAGTCCGTCACAGTGGGCGGCCGACAGTTATCCTGGCCAAAACCGTCAAGGGGTTCGGTCTGGGTGAGGCGGGCGAAGGGCAGAACATCAATCATCAGCTCAAGAAGATAGGCGCCGACGCGGTGAAAGCGTTTCGCGACCGGTTCGGCCTTGAGCTCAGCGATGAGCAATTGGCAGACATGCCGTACCTGCGACCCGACCCGGACAGCGCCGAAGCGCGTTATCTGAGATTGCGCCGCGACAGCCTGGGAGGCCATGTGCCTGCCCGCCACGCCAAGGTCGAACCGTTGCCGATTCCGCCGCTGTCAATACTGGAGGCGCAGCTCAAGAGCACCGGCGACCGAGCGATCTCCACGACCATGGCGTTTGTGCGGATCCTCGCCACCTTGCTCAAGGATGCCAACATCGGCCGGCAGATTGTCCCTATCGTGCCAGACGAATCCCGCACGTTCGGTATGGAAGGCCTGTTTCGCCAGGTGGGTATCCACTCCCATGTCGGCCAGCTCTATACCCCGCAGGACGCCGGTACGCTGTCGTACTACAAAGAGAGTGTCGACGGCCAGATCATGCAGGAAGGCCTGAACGAATCCGGGGCTACATCGTCCTGGATAGCTGCCAGCACGTCGTACGCCAATCATGGCGTGATGACTATCCCGTTCTATATTTTTTACTCGATGTTCGGCTTCCAGCGTGTTGGCGATCTACTCTGGGCTGCCGGTGACGCGCGGGCGCGAGGCTTTCTTCTGGGCGCTACTTCAGGTCGCACGACGCTGATGGGAGAGGGGCTGCAGCACGATGATGGGCATAGCCACGTGATGTCGGCGACTGTTCCGTGCTGCGTTTCCTATGATCCTACCTACGCCTACGAATTGGCGGTGATCGTGCATCGTGGGATGCAGCGCATGTACGTCGAGCAAGAGGATGTGTACTACTACATCACCGTGCTTAACGAGAACTATCCGCACCCGGATCTTCCCGAGGGCGCGCAGGCGGGCATTCTTAAAGGCCTGTATCGCTTGCCCGTGGAGCGTGAGGTACGCGGTGACTGCCATGTCCAGCTCATGGGTAGTGGCGCAATCCTGCCTGAGGTGCTGGCCGCCGCCGAAATACTTGAGCGGGATTACGCGGTCAGCAGCGAAGTCTGGAGCGCCACCAGCCTCACTGAAGTGCGGCGTGAGGCGCAGGCGGTCGAGCGCTGGAATCTTCTCAATCCGCTCGCAGAGGCAAAGGTGCCGTACCTTCGACAGGTGCTCGACGGCCACCCAGGCCCTGTGGTGGTGGCAACTGACTACATGAAAATCCACGCCGACCAGATCCGTCCCTGGCTGGCAGATCGCCGCTTCGTGGCGTTGGGCACCGATGGCTTCGGTCAGTCCGACACCCGCGAAGCCTTGCGTCGGCATTTCGAGGTCGACCGGCAATTCATTGTGCTGGCGGCGCTCAAGGCCTTGGCAGATGACGGCGTGATTGAGCGCGAACGAGTGGCCAGGGCACTGCACGAGCTGCAGATAGACCCCGCCAAGGTTGACCCGGCCGGTGTTTGA
- a CDS encoding MarR family winged helix-turn-helix transcriptional regulator, whose product MPSSSPDLWFNFVRAHRCLIREIEHRLAEAKLPPYAWYDALWGIESGQDGTRRMHELAQVMAIERYNLTRLVDRLEKEALVVREKAKDDGRGAIARITDRGRDLRKRMWEVYEAAVEELFLVEFDDDQQRIFATALAQTTRNARSNQR is encoded by the coding sequence ATGCCCTCATCGTCGCCGGATCTCTGGTTCAATTTTGTTCGTGCGCATCGCTGCCTGATTCGTGAGATCGAACACCGGTTGGCTGAAGCCAAGCTGCCGCCCTACGCGTGGTACGACGCGCTTTGGGGCATCGAAAGCGGCCAGGATGGCACCCGCCGGATGCACGAACTGGCGCAAGTGATGGCGATCGAGCGCTACAACCTCACGCGCCTGGTGGACCGCCTGGAAAAAGAAGCGCTCGTGGTGCGTGAAAAGGCCAAGGACGATGGCCGCGGCGCAATTGCCCGCATCACCGATAGGGGACGAGACTTGCGCAAGCGCATGTGGGAGGTCTACGAGGCAGCAGTGGAGGAGCTTTTCCTGGTTGAATTTGACGACGATCAGCAACGCATTTTTGCCACGGCGCTGGCGCAGACCACCCGTAATGCCCGCTCGAATCAGCGCTAA
- a CDS encoding diguanylate cyclase: protein MNNRHFVSIGLRGLILILVFMAVIATLCNSAWVAYGVQRDALVHSALEANQAYTAKVASSIGQFLDSAHNRLSYSSKLLGRDFNNPKLLREEVVRLQSDDKAFNAVLIVDANGKALQLYPDNAQLLGTTLQSEEILQALKERRPLVSHAYESAAGNLIVFISQPVFSPAGEFLGTLGASIYIRKQGILHTLISNHFHRDGTFAFIADANRRLLYHSDHQRIGEVLTTSATVDAALRGEHGSMEAINYKGIEMLAGYAQIADANWAVVAQQPREMALAPLRQLMRDILFKIIPAGVAGLLLILLATTLITRPLRQLAGHAELLAAPQAEEKLKTINAWYAEAAAIRRALLTVVQLLQKKLGSLSQEAQSDPLTGLANRRALNAALQTLTEAQRNYSVLALDIDHFKLVNDTFGHDVGDEALKQVASIIARCSREQDLACRAGGEEFVLILPEAEQHTARAIAERIRQTIETTQIVPTGALTISIGVAGRSAETPTPEAILKRADEHLYQAKHSGRNRVVS, encoded by the coding sequence ATGAACAACAGGCATTTTGTGTCTATCGGCTTACGTGGCCTGATTTTGATTTTGGTCTTCATGGCGGTCATTGCCACCCTGTGCAATAGCGCTTGGGTGGCGTATGGCGTGCAGCGCGATGCGCTTGTGCATTCTGCGCTGGAGGCCAATCAAGCCTATACCGCCAAGGTGGCCTCGAGCATTGGCCAGTTTCTGGATTCTGCGCACAACCGCTTGAGTTACAGCAGCAAGCTGCTGGGGCGTGACTTCAACAACCCCAAGCTGCTCAGGGAAGAGGTCGTTCGTCTGCAGTCCGACGACAAGGCATTCAATGCCGTGTTGATCGTTGATGCCAACGGCAAGGCCCTGCAACTGTATCCCGACAATGCGCAATTGCTGGGCACCACACTGCAATCGGAAGAAATCCTGCAAGCGCTGAAGGAGCGTCGGCCTCTGGTAAGCCATGCCTACGAGAGCGCCGCAGGCAACCTGATTGTGTTCATCTCGCAACCGGTGTTCAGCCCCGCGGGTGAATTTCTCGGCACCCTCGGTGCATCGATCTACATCCGCAAGCAGGGCATCCTGCACACCTTGATCAGCAACCACTTCCACAGGGATGGCACCTTTGCCTTTATCGCCGACGCAAACCGGCGCCTGTTGTATCACTCCGACCATCAACGAATTGGCGAAGTACTGACCACTAGCGCCACGGTCGACGCGGCACTGCGTGGGGAGCACGGCTCGATGGAAGCCATCAACTACAAGGGCATTGAAATGCTCGCCGGGTATGCGCAGATCGCTGATGCCAATTGGGCGGTGGTCGCGCAACAACCTCGCGAAATGGCCTTGGCGCCGCTGCGGCAGTTAATGCGCGACATTCTTTTCAAGATCATTCCTGCGGGGGTCGCGGGATTGCTGCTGATTCTGCTTGCCACCACCCTGATTACCCGTCCTTTGCGGCAGTTGGCCGGTCACGCAGAGCTTCTTGCGGCGCCGCAGGCTGAGGAGAAACTGAAAACGATCAATGCCTGGTACGCAGAAGCAGCGGCTATTCGTCGAGCACTGCTGACCGTTGTGCAACTGTTGCAGAAGAAGCTCGGCAGCCTCAGTCAGGAGGCGCAGAGCGATCCGTTGACGGGGCTGGCCAACCGCCGCGCCCTGAATGCGGCGTTGCAGACCCTGACCGAGGCGCAGCGAAATTATTCAGTGCTGGCGCTGGATATCGACCACTTCAAGCTGGTTAACGATACCTTTGGCCATGATGTGGGCGATGAGGCCCTCAAGCAGGTCGCGTCAATCATTGCACGCTGTTCCAGGGAGCAGGACCTGGCTTGCCGGGCGGGTGGCGAGGAGTTCGTGCTGATCCTGCCCGAGGCTGAGCAACATACCGCCAGGGCCATTGCCGAGCGGATTCGCCAGACCATTGAAACCACCCAGATCGTGCCGACGGGCGCGCTGACCATCTCCATTGGTGTGGCTGGCAGAAGCGCAGAAACACCGACGCCGGAGGCCATACTCAAGCGGGCCGATGAACACCTTTATCAAGCCAAGCACAGCGGGCGCAACCGGGTGGTGAGTTGA
- a CDS encoding DUF2272 domain-containing protein → MPYKDDFTNAQGWSAVDVSTRLNTTAAKTFLTFLRSKGVDTLIRYYASSERAKTITAAEAKYLSKEGFAILPVFQDSSRKIEHFSSAQGVANAKSAMDFAKRVGQPKGKGSTILFAVDADYEADQIDGPILDYFRAVKAEIGGAFSMGAYGSGAVLAKLLAEGLISVPWLSMSRLFLGTEQFFYSSRWSMRQVPPDLTHGPSGVGYDRNIIRVAKQELGAFVVDDTGHGSLFWNEDLDATLGGNPHVQVDEALVAGDRFVTTEGLRLRQSPNGVIVRGMTLGEKVTDLGASVEPGWRKVRVGLEEGVVFGKYLREPLRAEVEALLRAALDEWLRFDKGQADERGDPYYKYVRQMWAAIGEPYDGRSRYANGEEVPWSAAFISWVVRKAGPAYANFKFAAGHSVFVNNAIKARLTERLDKPFWGYRINEQKPEIGDIIQRNRASGTFTYSYAENHAEYISHSDIVVEVTADVARVLGGNVDDTVTMSSDLQEYRLDSDGYLEPGQRVIALLKNRAGLSG, encoded by the coding sequence ATGCCATACAAAGACGATTTCACGAACGCCCAAGGTTGGTCGGCGGTGGATGTCAGCACCCGACTCAATACCACCGCAGCCAAGACGTTCCTGACGTTTTTGCGCAGCAAGGGCGTCGATACCCTGATCCGCTATTACGCAAGCTCGGAGCGGGCGAAAACCATCACTGCCGCCGAAGCGAAGTACCTCTCCAAAGAGGGGTTCGCTATTTTGCCGGTGTTCCAGGACAGCAGCCGCAAAATCGAGCACTTTTCCAGTGCACAGGGCGTGGCTAATGCCAAGAGCGCCATGGATTTCGCCAAGCGGGTAGGTCAGCCCAAGGGCAAGGGCAGCACCATTCTTTTCGCTGTTGATGCTGACTATGAGGCCGATCAGATCGATGGCCCGATACTCGACTATTTCAGGGCTGTCAAAGCCGAGATAGGCGGTGCCTTCTCGATGGGGGCCTACGGCAGTGGCGCGGTCCTCGCCAAGTTGCTCGCCGAGGGCCTGATCAGTGTCCCGTGGCTGTCGATGTCGCGGTTGTTTCTAGGTACCGAGCAGTTCTTTTATTCATCGCGCTGGTCGATGCGCCAAGTGCCTCCCGACCTTACCCATGGGCCCTCTGGAGTGGGGTACGACCGTAATATCATCAGGGTCGCCAAGCAGGAACTGGGCGCCTTTGTGGTTGATGATACCGGGCATGGATCACTGTTCTGGAACGAAGACCTCGATGCCACCCTGGGCGGCAATCCCCATGTCCAGGTCGATGAAGCGCTGGTGGCGGGGGACCGCTTTGTGACCACCGAGGGCTTGCGCCTGCGCCAGTCTCCCAATGGCGTGATAGTGCGGGGCATGACGCTCGGAGAGAAGGTGACTGACCTTGGCGCCTCGGTGGAGCCCGGCTGGCGTAAAGTCAGGGTCGGCCTGGAGGAGGGCGTGGTGTTCGGCAAGTACCTGCGCGAACCGCTACGAGCAGAAGTCGAGGCGCTGTTGCGCGCTGCGCTGGATGAGTGGTTACGTTTCGACAAGGGCCAAGCCGACGAGAGAGGCGACCCGTACTACAAGTACGTTCGGCAGATGTGGGCGGCGATCGGCGAGCCTTACGATGGTCGCAGCCGTTATGCCAACGGCGAAGAGGTGCCGTGGTCTGCTGCATTTATCTCCTGGGTGGTGCGCAAGGCCGGGCCGGCCTACGCCAACTTCAAGTTCGCTGCCGGCCACTCGGTGTTTGTCAATAATGCGATCAAGGCGCGCTTGACCGAACGGTTGGATAAGCCGTTCTGGGGCTATCGCATCAACGAACAAAAACCGGAGATCGGCGACATCATCCAGCGCAATCGCGCATCCGGCACATTTACTTACTCCTATGCCGAAAACCACGCCGAGTACATCAGCCATTCCGATATTGTCGTTGAGGTGACCGCGGATGTGGCACGTGTATTGGGCGGCAATGTCGATGATACGGTGACCATGAGCAGCGATCTGCAGGAGTACCGGCTCGATAGCGATGGCTACCTTGAACCTGGCCAACGTGTCATCGCATTGCTGAAGAATCGTGCGGGACTCTCTGGCTGA
- a CDS encoding TonB-dependent siderophore receptor: MAEGEQRAYRVPAGELGSALVRFATQAGVSVSVDPALVSGRRSAGLSGTYSVDQGFARLLQGSGLQLLPVSAGAYTLVPESQASESLEIAPTSVLGSHAGADLGGERYAGGQVTRRGSQGLLGSRDFMETPFSMTTYTSEAVQNQQARTLGDLIASDPSVRATNPAGGRFEQFTIRGFSLFNSDVSYNGLYGVLPTYSIDMEMADRVDIIKGPSQLINGISPRGSVGGGINVVAKRATDTPITEFTGNYASDSQVGGAVDIGRRFGDQKQFGLRFNGVTQSGDTEWDHQRVKREMAVLGLDFRGERLRLSTDFGHTERDTDAPQERVLVGAKAKVPDADDVRRNYAQAWSKARTNDTFATLNGEYDISDSLLAYAALGARKSDHDFLRHNVPVSNDAGDFTVQPRDFTRDESVKTGTAGLRNWFNTGPVSHEVNLAASYFYMDFENGGARYASGSSNIYDPVPTPEPGTPTRQDAKVYTENRFTGVALADTLGFFEDRLLLTLGARWQRVQVDDWSNGIKGTTAYDEEKLSPSAGILFKATDELSLYANYMEGMSQGKIAPSTSLNEDQIFPPFISRQVEVGAKYDLGAFALTASAFRIRQPAYETNADTRMFGANGKRENKGVELSVFGEPLKGFRLLGGVMYIDSELTGTAGGTFDGNRAPATPEYNVNLGAEWDVPAVSGLTLTARGIHSSSQYLDQANSKQIDGWERYDAGARYAFRVDGKDVTLRATVENLLDERYWASAGASDDSEAGLTLSTPRTYLLSATLGF; encoded by the coding sequence ATGGCCGAGGGAGAACAACGCGCCTACCGGGTGCCCGCTGGTGAGCTAGGCTCGGCGCTGGTGCGCTTTGCCACGCAAGCTGGTGTGAGCGTTTCGGTAGACCCAGCCCTGGTGAGTGGTCGCCGCAGTGCCGGCTTGAGCGGTACCTACAGTGTCGATCAAGGTTTTGCCCGCTTGCTGCAGGGCAGCGGCCTGCAACTGCTGCCGGTGAGTGCCGGTGCCTACACCCTGGTACCCGAATCCCAGGCTTCCGAGTCTCTGGAAATCGCACCGACGAGCGTTCTCGGCAGCCACGCAGGTGCCGATCTGGGCGGCGAACGCTATGCCGGTGGTCAGGTCACCCGGCGGGGCTCGCAAGGCTTGCTGGGTTCGCGGGATTTCATGGAAACGCCCTTCAGCATGACCACCTACACCAGTGAGGCGGTGCAGAACCAACAAGCCCGTACGCTGGGCGATCTGATTGCCAGCGACCCCTCGGTTCGCGCTACCAATCCGGCCGGAGGGCGCTTCGAGCAGTTCACCATTCGCGGCTTCAGCCTATTCAACAGTGATGTTTCCTACAACGGCTTGTACGGCGTGCTGCCGACCTATTCGATCGACATGGAAATGGCCGACCGGGTAGACATCATCAAAGGGCCAAGCCAGCTGATCAACGGGATCTCGCCGCGAGGCAGTGTCGGCGGTGGTATCAACGTCGTGGCCAAGCGTGCTACCGACACGCCGATCACCGAGTTCACCGGCAACTACGCTTCGGACAGCCAGGTTGGTGGGGCGGTGGATATCGGCCGGCGCTTCGGTGACCAGAAGCAGTTTGGCTTGCGCTTCAACGGCGTGACACAGTCGGGCGATACCGAATGGGATCACCAGCGCGTCAAGCGCGAAATGGCCGTGCTGGGCCTGGACTTTCGCGGCGAGCGCTTGCGCCTGTCGACAGACTTCGGCCACACCGAGCGTGACACCGACGCCCCCCAGGAACGCGTGTTGGTCGGCGCCAAGGCCAAGGTGCCTGACGCTGATGATGTGCGTCGCAACTACGCTCAGGCCTGGAGCAAGGCGCGCACCAACGATACCTTCGCCACCCTCAATGGTGAATACGATATCAGCGACTCGCTGCTGGCCTACGCCGCGCTTGGCGCACGTAAAAGCGATCATGATTTCCTCCGCCACAACGTACCGGTCTCCAACGATGCCGGTGACTTCACCGTGCAGCCTCGCGACTTCACCCGCGACGAGAGCGTCAAGACTGGCACCGCTGGATTGCGCAACTGGTTCAATACCGGTCCGGTAAGCCATGAGGTAAACCTGGCCGCCAGCTACTTCTACATGGACTTTGAAAACGGCGGTGCGCGTTATGCCTCCGGCTCCAGCAATATCTACGATCCGGTGCCAACCCCTGAACCGGGTACGCCGACGCGCCAGGATGCCAAGGTCTACACCGAGAACCGTTTTACCGGTGTGGCGCTGGCTGACACCCTGGGCTTTTTTGAAGATCGCTTGCTGTTGACCCTGGGCGCCCGTTGGCAGCGGGTCCAGGTGGATGACTGGAGCAACGGCATCAAAGGCACCACCGCCTATGACGAAGAAAAGCTCTCGCCCTCGGCCGGGATTCTGTTCAAGGCCACCGATGAGTTGTCGCTGTATGCCAACTACATGGAAGGCATGAGTCAAGGCAAAATCGCGCCGTCGACCTCACTCAACGAAGACCAGATATTTCCACCCTTCATCAGTCGTCAGGTTGAAGTCGGCGCCAAGTACGACCTCGGCGCGTTTGCACTGACGGCCAGCGCCTTTCGAATCAGACAGCCGGCCTACGAGACCAATGCCGACACCCGGATGTTCGGCGCCAATGGCAAGCGCGAGAACAAGGGTGTTGAGTTGAGCGTGTTCGGCGAGCCCCTCAAAGGCTTTCGCCTGCTCGGCGGGGTGATGTACATCGACAGCGAATTGACCGGCACCGCAGGTGGCACCTTCGATGGCAACCGCGCCCCGGCAACGCCCGAGTACAACGTCAACCTCGGGGCCGAGTGGGACGTGCCGGCGGTGTCTGGGTTGACGTTGACCGCCCGTGGCATCCACTCCAGCTCGCAATACCTCGATCAGGCCAACAGCAAGCAGATCGACGGTTGGGAACGCTACGATGCCGGCGCCCGCTATGCCTTCAGGGTCGATGGCAAGGACGTCACCCTGCGCGCCACCGTCGAGAACCTGCTGGATGAGCGCTACTGGGCGTCTGCTGGCGCTTCCGATGACAGCGAGGCGGGGCTGACCCTGTCTACGCCAAGGACTTACCTATTGTCGGCAACCCTGGGTTTTTGA
- a CDS encoding GNAT family N-acetyltransferase, with the protein MPSNPFTVELLQTGPEQAELIRNLYQFYAYESSDWEQEDVEVDGRFYIHEEHLARYWQDPQWSANLILVDGFIAGFLLVERSEFAALNALELADLFILKRYRRKGIGRAIASQVLMSGECDWLVRFYDQDEAAQAFWRAVLDNLPRPVRTIELDDEPELLSYLVTRAVH; encoded by the coding sequence ATGCCTTCGAATCCTTTTACCGTCGAGCTGCTGCAAACCGGCCCGGAACAAGCCGAGCTGATCCGCAACTTGTATCAGTTCTATGCCTACGAGTCCTCGGATTGGGAACAGGAGGACGTGGAGGTGGACGGCCGTTTCTATATTCACGAGGAGCACCTTGCACGCTACTGGCAAGACCCGCAGTGGAGTGCCAACCTGATCCTGGTCGATGGCTTCATCGCCGGCTTTCTGTTGGTAGAACGCAGCGAATTTGCCGCGCTCAATGCCCTGGAACTGGCCGATCTGTTCATCCTCAAACGCTACCGGCGCAAGGGCATCGGCCGCGCGATTGCCAGCCAGGTGCTGATGAGCGGGGAGTGTGACTGGCTGGTGCGTTTCTATGACCAGGATGAAGCCGCCCAGGCCTTCTGGCGCGCGGTTCTGGATAACCTGCCACGGCCGGTGCGGACAATCGAACTGGATGACGAACCCGAACTGCTCAGTTACCTGGTGACCCGCGCCGTGCACTGA